GCGCTTTAGTCTCTAATCTAGATTATGTGCTCTATAGCAGGGTAAAAGAAAGTGGGAATTGATTGATTAACCTCAATGGACCATGTAACCTATTTCCTTTTGTTGTGAAGAAGATAACAGGGCAGGTAAAGTCAAATAAATAGATCACTCAGGTTATAAATACGTTAAGTAACTCTGAACATCTTGTTCTGGTATTTTAACTCATACCAGGCCACTAGTATTATTGCCATGATCATAGTCTCACCTTTTGTCAAACTTACTTAAATAACCAAATCCTCTTCTTTGCTCCAATTTAATAATTTACTTGAGAGGTATTAATCAGACACATTCAAGTAATTGGACTCAGGAAAAAAATAATATAGCGTCATTAATTCTAGTACAACAATTAAAAGGTTCTAATCTAGTAGAACTAGAAAGTTAATAGAGCACCTGCTCCATCAAGTCTCTGACATCCCTGCCGTCTTTGCTACTTCGAGCAGCACCTAGCTCTACTCCAGATACTCTTTCAGCAAATTTTAATGTGCTCATGGTTTCTGAATATGAAGCAACTTCAGGGTTAAGCTGCACAAACATAAGTGTCTTTGCTTGACCACCTGTACAATAAAATAGAATTATGAGTTACTGCAAAAGGACCACCCTATCAATGaggaaaaatatatattaaatctATTAGGGCATAGGTGATTCTGTGGTTGTTTCCATGAAAGCAAGTAGAGACCAAATAAAGTGTAATACCTATGGAGCAAGATTAAAATGGCTGAATCTATCACCTATCAAATTATAATTATATGTGTTCTCGAACTATATTTGTTATTCATAAGGTAAAATGGCTTGACATAAGAAGAAAGCACCTAACATGTTCAAAATTTTTAACACCAATGCTACAAATTATCTCAACAATTTGTACAAGGAACTGGAAGCAAAATCCTTTTGTATAGAAAGAGAATTACCTAATgaagtctgaaggacttgagtgAGCTTGCTGTTTCTGTATGGAATGTGAGCATTCTTCTGTGCCAAAGCTGAGATGACATCCCCTAAAGCAGACAATGACTTATTTATATGTTGTGCCTCTTTTAGTCTATCTCCCGTCACCTCAGAGCGGTCTACCCTTTCACTTCCAGCAAGATCCACCAAATGAAGGCTACTATGCATAGATGAACCACTCTTTATATCCTTCCCATGAACATGGATAGTCACGATGCTGGACATATATTGCAATATAAGTTAAAGAcctattaaaatttaaaagagaaaaacacGCAGTTTAAATATTGAAATCCAGAGATGATTTCTTTGTTTCGAACCTGTGTGATCGACTACTTCTTTCATTCATGGCAGTGGAACCTTTTGCTCGATTTCTCAATCCCGTATCCATTAAGTCTAAGACATCAGAGGTTCCATTGACCGGGAACATGCTTGCTTCTGGGACAGCTAACCCATTGGGTTGAGAGGTAGATAAAATCCCAAGTGTGCGCAAATCAAGGAAAACAGTTGCAGATGCATGATaaacaaaattttgatattttgtaACATAATATGGATACAATGCCAGGAAAGGTGAAAAAATCGATTTAGTAAAGGATATCTTTTTTGAGAACCATCACTTGACAGTAAGTCACGAACTTGTTCATTATATATTTCCAGCATTTGAACTTTGATCTCATACTTGAAAGTGCTCTCTCTCATTTGAGAAATTCTGAAAAGATCATTCAAAGCTCGATAATTGACTCCCCAATCCTCCTCGCTTGCTCCATCAGGGCCAGTCTGGAGGTTAATTTAACTAGACTTCAGCAATGTCAAACGATGTGGAAGCATATTTACCAAATTTTTATAGGACGGAATTCTTACCATGGTGTACGTTTTTCCTGAGCCAGTCTGACCATAGgcaaatatgcatacattaaaaCCATCGAGCGCAGACTGTATTAAGGGCTGAATATCTGAATACACTTGAGCTGCAAAGGTAGAAATTGTGAAATTccttttattattcattacatgGAACATAATTTTACAGAATATGTATAGAACTTTTATTTGACATAATTTGGAGGAATCTGAAAAACCTTGTGTTGCAGTTGGACTGTAGACTGTATTAAACTTGAAAGACCTACGGCCTTCTTTTCCCTGTCTGGAAGGATTGACAACAACTAGCTCCCCATTTTCTCCGATGTATTCAACCACTGTCTGTTTTTCCTTTTGTCCACGAAGGAATGGCCTTATACGACAATACACTCTAATATTTcctaatttgaaaaaatatttataagtaaCAGCAAAAGGAGAGAAATCTTCGGGCCTCTTAGTtctaaaatttcataatataACAATACCTTTTAACTCCTGGACCTCATTGTGTAGTTTGCGATTCTCAGCAAGGACGGCAGAGTAGTTTGCAGCTGCATGGTCTAGCGCTCTAAATTTTGCACCTATGATAGAAATTTAACTTCATAAGAAAAATCCAACAAAATCGCTTAACAGTAAAATCTGTTTTGACATCTTCCACCAATATACTTCCATGTTATTCATACAGCACTAACCTAATTGATTGAATTCCTCTGCGTAGCTCCTTTGTGTTTTCACTATTTCTTGCTTTATTGACTGAGAGGCAAACCTCAGCTCCTGAATGTTTATGGAGATCCAGATCAAATGTGATAGACAATGAATTATGTTAgaaaaaaattaagagaaaaaagaTCAGAGCATACACGTAGTGCACCAAGCTGGAATTCTGTGAATATTTGGTAAACATTCTCCTTCTTGCTCCATCTCTGTGATTTTGATTCAGAAAACATCTCGATTTCTTTCACTCTGTTTGTTGATTCTTTTAAAAGGCTCTCGACCTCTTTCAACCTCTCCTCAAGCTTTTGCTGAGCTTCTCTGGCCTCTTTTTCCATTTCTACGCTGCGTTGTTCATATGTTCTCTTAGCTATTTCCATTTCTTGCTTTACAGTTGCAATCTCTTGACTATGATCATCCTTCTCCTTCATCAATCTAACCACATCCTGAtcctcatttttcttttcctccTCCATTTTGATTTTTACATTCTGTAatatgatttcaattcaaaaatGGATGGCAAACATTAAAATCGTGGGAAAGAATCAATAAGCTGAAATATTCTTGCAGAATGTAGACATCAGATCCTTTTCAATAAGTAGCAATTTTCatttaaacaagtgatgaccaATTGTAGGCTTGTTAAATATATAATACTAGAGAAGATAATGTTTTGATGTAAAGATGTAACAATAATGCTTCTCTCTGAGTGCTACTTCAAACAAGCAAAAACCTCTGATGATAGAAAGTATAGGCAACTTTATCTTCAAGAGATCAGATAGATAGATCATATTTAGAGTTAAAACACACAATTACagaaaatgaaaatgatgtaATGCATATTTACAGTTAAATATTACTGATCATTGCCAAACAATGCGGCATATGAAGCCAGGTGGTGAACTACCTTAATCTGCTGAAGCTGGTTCATTACAATCTGAAATGAAAGATCTGTGTGAGTGAAAGGTGCACATACCTCTTTAAGAAGTAAAATATTCCAGAATTCAACAAAAATTTCACAGAAAGTGAAGTCCACACTACCTGTGTCTCTTCACTAGTCCCAGTTGCAAGGGCTTCCAGGACTCTTATCCGTGACTGGTATTTCTCCTCACGAGTTTTGAATAGATTGTTTTGCTACAGAGAGTGAATTGACATGAGTCAGGTTCATTATAAAGAGAATATGGGGGAAAAGTAAAAACAGCTCTGCTGCATTATACCGTTCTAAGATGTTCAGCTTGAGTTGAGATTCGCCGCTCAATTTCTTGCACTACTTTTCTCAACAAGCATGCTACACGCTGACAGAGTTAAAGAACTAAATGTTAGGCCATGATTTTTGTGAAAGTATTTATGTAGAAAATAACATAATCTCTGCATGAATATCTATATCTATTATGTGCGCACATGAGGTATCTCGCCATTCTTCCGCTCAATGCTTTCATCAAGAATCCCATTCACAACACTGAGAAGTGACTGCGTGGGGGCAATCTGGGTGCAACAAAAATAAGTTGGAATAAGTATGAATTCAAAAATTTCAGATGTAAAATTTATTCCAGTTTCATTGAAAAAGGGTTATGCTACTAACATCCAAACTGTTAGATTTCATCATTTCGGAAATCTTTGAAGGCGGAAGATCAGCATAGCCCCCTTGTTTAAGCTGAAATACTTCATGGAATTTATGTCCAACGTGATGTAACAACGCAGCTGATGGCTCTAGACAGTTCAAAAAAGAGAAGTCAACAATCAAAGAAAGAGATATTGTTGATTAGGGGAGGGATGAAGTTTAAGGAATGAGAGTTTAAGGAATGAGAACTAATCAACCAAACCTGCCATTACAGGACTTCTCAAAGCACGCTGGAATTTTGAATCTGATCCTATTTTTCGTTTCCCTTCTGTTGAGGATGGGGAAGAATGAGTACTCGACAATTCCTGTCTGTAAGCTACATCGGCACATCCAAAAGTTTCTCCCAACTGTTTACATCTTGTACTTGCATCAGAACTAGATTTACGAGATAATGGTGTGTTAAAACCATCTCCTCCAACATTCATAAATTCTGCTCGAAGTGTTAAAAGGCATTCCAGAACAATTTTCATGGATCCCTGCATAATGTTATCAGAGTAAATATATCAAAAGCAGAAAAAAGATGCGTGATCGTACTTAAAGGTATAGAAAGTTACACTTTTCGGCATATGGAAACATATAGAACTCAATGGCATGTGAATTATTGCTTACAATCATTTTATATAATGATAAGCagatttaaaatgataaaaatgtatTAGAAACACAAGAGCATAACTTTTATATTAGTGTTAACCTTTTCTAGATCTGATGCTTGAAACCTGTGAAGGCCCATTTCATCCATAGCTGCCAAAaacatttttatattttctgaGCTTAACCCCAAAGAATGACCTGAACCACCAAACTAGAATGAAAGATATGGTAAGTCAGACATCAAATCAAACCCACCCTTAGCTTCTATGTACTGTAATATCCAATGTATTACTACTACCTCTGGTATGGAACCTGGTTTCAGCTTGTTCAATAATTGACACAAGATTGTACCATCAACTAAGTATGCTCTTAACTCCTCATCAGAAGCATTTATGGGCAAACTTAAGTGAGGAAGAAGACTGTTTATCCACTCTACCAAAATTCCCCGTTGCTTAGCTGTAGAGATAACAAAGGGCAGTCAAAGAGAAAATCAGCCCAAGCAAGAGTTTTATCAGCAAATACATGGTATTAAATTTATTGCACCTTCAGGCTCACCATTACTACTTGACAAAGGCTCAAAGATGTCCCCACTAGTGGACGCACTTGAGCTATTCCGTCTACCACAGTCTTTAGCTACGCGATCCAGTATTGAATTCATGATGGTAACTAGAGTACGGTCTTCAATTCAGAGAACATCTGAATCACATAGAAAGCAGATATGCTGAAATCAATATATCCCTGACCTCCATAAATCATATAAGGAGAAAACCTTTTGTCCAAAAGATTGTCTCAACAACAAAAGCAGCTTGCAAGTTCACTATGTAGAATTATCAGACAGTTTATCTCTTTGTAATTTGAACTAAAGGACATCCCAAATTAAATCTCACCACGACCAGTACTATTAACATCATAAGCAATAAAAAGAGTTACCATCCAttttttcatatgcatttcaaACAGCACATAACATTGGCAGTGAGGAAAGCAAAATCAAATAACTTTGTTGCTCAGCAGCAATATACTTAATATGTTTCCTTTTGTACATTTATTCATTTGCTCTACCCAAAATTCTTTAGTACAGTTCATTCtagttttgc
Above is a window of Nicotiana tabacum cultivar K326 chromosome 8, ASM71507v2, whole genome shotgun sequence DNA encoding:
- the LOC107767620 gene encoding kinesin-like protein KIN-14C, coding for MNSILDRVAKDCGRRNSSSASTSGDIFEPLSSSNAKQRGILVEWINSLLPHLSLPINASDEELRAYLVDGTILCQLLNKLKPGSIPEFGGSGHSLGLSSENIKMFLAAMDEMGLHRFQASDLEKGSMKIVLECLLTLRAEFMNVGGDGFNTPLSRKSSSDASTRCKQLGETFGCADVAYRQELSSTHSSPSSTEGKRKIGSDSKFQRALRSPVMAEPSAALLHHVGHKFHEVFQLKQGGYADLPPSKISEMMKSNSLDIAPTQSLLSVVNGILDESIERKNGEIPHRVACLLRKVVQEIERRISTQAEHLRTQNNLFKTREEKYQSRIRVLEALATGTSEETQIVMNQLQQIKNVKIKMEEEKKNEDQDVVRLMKEKDDHSQEIATVKQEMEIAKRTYEQRSVEMEKEAREAQQKLEERLKEVESLLKESTNRVKEIEMFSESKSQRWSKKENVYQIFTEFQLGALRELRFASQSIKQEIVKTQRSYAEEFNQLGAKFRALDHAAANYSAVLAENRKLHNEVQELKGNIRVYCRIRPFLRGQKEKQTVVEYIGENGELVVVNPSRQGKEGRRSFKFNTVYSPTATQAQVYSDIQPLIQSALDGFNVCIFAYGQTGSGKTYTMTGPDGASEEDWGVNYRALNDLFRISQMRESTFKYEIKVQMLEIYNEQVRDLLSSDGSQKRLGILSTSQPNGLAVPEASMFPVNGTSDVLDLMDTGLRNRAKGSTAMNERSSRSHSIVTIHVHGKDIKSGSSMHSSLHLVDLAGSERVDRSEVTGDRLKEAQHINKSLSALGDVISALAQKNAHIPYRNSKLTQVLQTSLGGQAKTLMFVQLNPEVASYSETMSTLKFAERVSGVELGAARSSKDGRDVRDLMEQVTSLKDTIAKKDEEIEQLQLLKDQKNVSPEANGEKRSPNSFSNADNEERLSDMLSDSGLSVGTETDGCAESSNPFPEGAKPPENTNKHKATYKIPRSPQKSMRDSPKVSNGLGKSVSATNLLAKSTKRWQ